In Microtus ochrogaster isolate Prairie Vole_2 unplaced genomic scaffold, MicOch1.0 UNK4967, whole genome shotgun sequence, the DNA window GCGCAACTTCCCGCCTCCTCCCTCAGGTTCTCAGTTCGGTCCGCCGCCTGCTCTATAAAAGCCGGTGCTCGGCTGCCGTCCCAGTGTTTCAAGCTCTCAGCTCTCGAGTATCCAAGCATGTCTGGTCGCGGCAAGGGCGGGAAAGGCCTGGGCAAAGGCGGCGCCAAGCGCCACCGCAAGGTCCTGCGCGACAACATCCAGGGCATCACCAAGCCCGCCATCCGCCGCCTGGCCCGGCGCGGAGGAGTCAAGCGCATCTCCGGCCTCATCTACGAGGAGACCCGCGGGGTGCTGAAGGTGTTCCTGGAGAACGTGATCCGCGACGCGGTCACCTACACGGAGCACGCCAAGCGTAAGACCGTCACGGCCATGGACGTGGTCTACGCGCTCAAGCG includes these proteins:
- the LOC101991835 gene encoding histone H4 codes for the protein MSGRGKGGKGLGKGGAKRHRKVLRDNIQGITKPAIRRLARRGGVKRISGLIYEETRGVLKVFLENVIRDAVTYTEHAKRKTVTAMDVVYALKRQGRTLYGFGG